A part of Miscanthus floridulus cultivar M001 chromosome 6, ASM1932011v1, whole genome shotgun sequence genomic DNA contains:
- the LOC136460800 gene encoding uncharacterized protein yields MPNFSKPFVIETDASGTGGLSTYEKEYLAILMAVEQWRSYLQLAEFHILMDHKSLVQLEDQRLHTSWQQKVFTKLLGLQYRIVYKKGVDNGAADALSRASVLQCVAMSIYQPEWLLEMLQSYTNDPVTQELLAKLSNSSVSSPHYTLQDGLIHYKGRIWVGKDAAARFKLAKPDRSKLPGLLQPLPVPERSWKVLSLDFVEGLPMSEGYNCILVVVNLFSKYAHFLSLRHPFTTATVPSTSFLRSIAFMPVTNIAGWLHDREMMSELIRQHLLRAKQRMKQAADSNRSERQFQVDDWVFLKLQPYVQASVANRSSQKLAFKYFGPYKVLARVGSVAYKLELPPSSMIHPVFHVSQLKKAVGPQHTENVSSAVAAPAARRDTSTATRQQETDIVIPLPPRWRGRCRDEDDLTWKAAVGEAATCGGGHIGVEGRTRAARREERAGACLLVFIFLMKKKPPKKKGKHRDMRRRSLADVFSIWAVHMPHRNFGSRDADAMQLGCVPQVTAFYPTTDAENWGFMYM; encoded by the exons ATGCCCAACTTTTCTAAGCCCTTCGTCATAGAGACTGATGCTAGTGGGACTGGT GGCCTGTCCACGTATGAAAAAGAATATCTAGCAATTCTTATGGCTGTTGAGCAGTGGCGCAGTTATCTGCAACTTGCTGAGTTTCACATCCTGATGGATCACAAGAGTTTGGTACAGTTGGAGGACCAGCGTCTTCATACCTCATGGCAGCAAAAAGTATTTACTAAGCTCCTTGGGCTGCAATACCGCATTGTGTACAAGAAAGGTGTTGATAATGGGGCGGCCGATGCCTTGTCGCGAGCTTCGGTTCTCCAATGTGTGGCCATGTCGATCTACCAACCAGAGTGGTTACTGGAAATGCTGCAGTCTTATACCAATGATCCGGTGACTCAAGAGTTGTTGGCCAAGCTTTCCAATTCTTCGGTGTCTTCACCCCATTACACTCTTCAAGACGGCCTGATTCATTACAAGGGCCGTATCTGGGTTGGCAAGGATGCTGCCGCGCGTTTCAAGTTG GCCAAGCCTGACCGCAGCAAGCTTCCAGGGCTTCTTCAACCGTTGCCGGTGCCTGAACGTTCCTGGAAAGTATTATCTCTGGATTTTGTGGAGGGTTTGCCAATGTCTGAAGGGTACAACTGTATCCTAGTGGTAGTGAATCTCTTCAGCAAGTATGCTCATTTTCTCAGCCTCCGTCACCCTTTCACCACTGCTACAGTGCCAAGCACTTCATTTCTCAGGTCTATCGCCTTCATG CCTGTGACTAATATTGCGGGGTGGCTGCATGACCGTGAGATGATGTCTGAACTGATACGGCAGCACTTGCTCCGCGCCAAGCAGCGTATGAAGCAGGCTGCTGATTCCAATCGTTCTGAGCGACAATTCCAAGTTGATGATTGGGTCTTCCTCAAGCTTCAACCCTATGTGCAAGCGTCAGTAGCCAATCGAAGCAGCCAGAAGCTCGCTTTCAAGTACTTCGGTCCTTACAAGGTGCTGGCACGTGTTGGCTCGGTGGCGTACAAGCTGGAACTTCCACCGTCCTCTATGATCCATCCtgtattccatgtttctcagctcaaGAAGGCCGTGGGTCCTCAACACACT GAGAATGTGAGCAGCGCCGTGGCCGCGCCCGCTGCGAGGAGGGACACGAGCACCGCGACGCGGCAGCAGGAGACGGACATCGTCATCCCGCTCCCGCCGCGGTGGCGGGGACGGTGCCGGGACGAGGACGACCTGACGTGGAAGGCGGCCGTGGGGGAGGCGGCGACGTGCGGTGGTGGCCACATTGGTGTGGAGGGGAGGACGCGGGCAGCAAGGAGAGAAGAGCGCGCGGGCGCATGTCTTCTGGTGTTTATATTTCTGATGAAAAAAAAGCCCCCCAAGAAGAAAGGGAAACACCGGGATATGCGGCGGCGTTCTCTGGCTGATGTATTTTCCATTTGGGCCGTGCACATGCCGCATCGGAACTTTGGGAGCCGCGATGCCGACGCCATGCAGCTCGGCTGCGTGCCGCAG GTAACAGCATTTTACCCTACTACGGATGCAGAGAACTGGGGATTCATGTACATGTAA